The Ziziphus jujuba cultivar Dongzao chromosome 7, ASM3175591v1 genome includes a region encoding these proteins:
- the LOC107425341 gene encoding auxin response factor 2 isoform X2, with translation MNFVCMRRFRVCYVNMPFLVHSGSSISGSLMLLRSLFLKYMLNQKEMKFMHTLVYYLNQMRVFFPLKSLYALELNLILKCSPYIFSQSPLLLTYAILFFCFPFLVLPTLFLFAFMNQQSEVTSPDHPLPPSPRCTVHSFCMTLAASDTSTYDGFSVLHRHADGYLPTLHSFRSLEMEIIVNSFSSQKVTGSMLITGQPRRHLLTTGYSVVVSSKKLVAGDAFIFLRGENG, from the exons ATGAACTTTGTTTGCATGCGGCGTTTTCGGGTATGTTATGTCAATATGCCTTTTCTTGTTCATAGTGGATCTTCTATCAGTGGCTCACTTATGCTTTTAAGGTCATTGTTCTTGAAATATATGCTCAACCAGAAAGAGATGAAGTTTATGCACACATTAGTCTATTACCTGAATCAGATGAgagttttctttcctttaaaatCATTATATGCCCTAGAGCTAAATTTGATCTTAAAATGCAGTCCATACATATTTTCCCAATCACCGTTGCTTCTAACCTACGCTATTCTGTTCTTTTGTTTCCCTTTCTTGGTCTTGCCGACCCTATTTCTATTTGCCTTCATGAATCAGCAAAGTGAGGTTACAAGCCCAGATCATCCACTCCCACCTTCTCCAAGGTGCACTGTCCATTCGTTTTGCATGACCCTTGCTGCTTCTGACACAAGCACTTATGATGGATTTTCTGTCCTCCATAGGCATGCAGATGGTTATCTCCCAACACTG CATTCCTTTAGATCGTTGGAGATGGAGATTATTGTAAATTCCTTTTCGTCCCAAAAAGTCACAGGAAGCATG TTGATTACAGGACAACCTAGACGTCACTTACTCACAACTGGGTATAGTGTTGTTGTTAGTTCCAAAAAGTTAGTGGCTGGTGATGCTTTTATTTTCCTAAG AGGTGAAAATGGATAG
- the LOC107425341 gene encoding uncharacterized protein LOC107425341 isoform X1, protein MQLNKVSEEIIHFILLRIQFQSLGVFFFQSRFGFDRAMAFIVAMGIIIVGIAAIFIRVVYVVHRTGKPLKPRGKASRPFSTLIVLGSGGHTAEMLNVLQVLQKDRFSPRVYIAAATDNMSLQKARLLESSLAKEAGEKVVKASQFLQIYRSREVGQSYLTSVWTTLVAIAHALWIMIRIRPEVILCNGPGTCIPLCIIAFLFKVVGIRWSFVFYVESIARVQRLSLSGFILYKLHIADQFFVQWPQLQRKYPRAHYVGCLM, encoded by the exons atgcaATTAAATAAAGTCTCCGAGGAAATTATTCATTTCATCCTCCTTCGTATTCAATTTCAATCGCTCGGTGTTTTCTTCTTTCAATCGAGGTTTGGTTTTGACAGGGCCATGGCTTTCATCGTTGCAATGGGTATCATTATCGTCGGTATCGCGGCAATATTTATTCGCGTCGTCTATGTTGTTCACAGAACCGGAAAACCTCTGAAACCCAGAGGCAAAGCTTCACGACCTTTCAGTACGCTTATTGTCTTAGGTTCAG GGGGACATACCGCCGAGATGTTGAACGTCTTGCAAGTGCTGCAGAAAGACAGGTTTAGTCCGAGAGTCTACATTGCTGCTGCTACTGATAATATGAGTCTTCAGAAAGCTCGCTTGTTAGAGAGCTCCTTGGCTAAAGag GCTGGAGAGAAGGTTGTTAAGGCTTCACAGTTCCTGCAGATATATCGAAGTAGGGAAGTTGGCCAATCATATTTGACTTCTGTATGGACAACTTTAGTTGCGATTGCTCATGCACTATGGATAATGATTAGAATAAGACCTGAAGTG ATTCTCTGCAATGGTCCTGGGACCTGTATTCCACTTTGCATTATTGCATTCTTATTTAAG GTTGTGGGGATTCGATGGTCATTTGTTTTCTATGTTGAGAGTATAGCTAGAGTGCAAAGGCTCTCTCTAAGtggttttattctttataagtTACATATTGCAGATCAGTTCTTCGTGCAATGGCCACAGTTGCAAAGAAAATATCCCCGGGCTCACTATGTTGGTTGTCTTATGTAG